The following are encoded together in the candidate division WOR-3 bacterium genome:
- the ftcD gene encoding glutamate formimidoyltransferase, translating to MRRIVECVPNFSEGRRPEVIERIVGAIRSVTGVTLLDQEMNPDHNRAVISFVGEPEAVLEAAFRATRTAAELIDLTKHQGEHPRIGATDVVPFVPISGVTQAECIELAKRLGKRIADELSIPVYLYELAATRPDRQDLANIRKGEFEGLREAIKTDPDRAPDFGRPELHPTAGATVVGVRAPLIAYNINLSTPDVKIAEKIAKAIRFRSGGFRYVKALGFELKEKNCAQVSINMTDYTKTPLYRVFETVKREAQRYGVGVVESEIVGLVPQAALIDCAQFYLQLNGFKKEQILENRLMPAQGLPDFLNELASAAPVPGGGSAAALNGAIGTALMTMVANLTIGKKGYEEFEEELKAVKEKLIPRRERFLSLMDEDASSFKEVMAAYKLPKMTEMERQERERAISEALKKAAEVPFRTMELALDTLRLCKPVVEFGNKSSISDAGVATLNLDAAFKGARLNVLINLGGIKDNQFVQEKREMVDELSAEMAGLVEEYLRIVTTRMG from the coding sequence ATGAGAAGAATTGTTGAATGTGTTCCCAATTTCAGTGAAGGCAGAAGACCTGAGGTAATTGAGCGCATCGTTGGTGCCATCAGGTCGGTTACCGGCGTTACCCTTTTGGACCAGGAGATGAACCCTGACCACAACCGGGCGGTAATAAGTTTTGTGGGTGAGCCCGAGGCGGTTCTGGAGGCGGCATTTCGTGCCACCAGGACCGCTGCCGAACTTATTGACCTGACCAAGCATCAGGGTGAGCATCCCCGCATCGGCGCCACCGATGTGGTGCCTTTTGTACCCATCTCTGGGGTAACCCAGGCAGAATGCATTGAACTTGCCAAGAGGTTGGGAAAGAGAATTGCCGACGAACTTTCCATCCCGGTTTATCTCTATGAACTGGCAGCAACCAGACCTGACCGTCAGGACCTGGCGAACATCCGTAAAGGGGAGTTTGAGGGTTTGCGTGAGGCGATTAAGACCGACCCTGACCGGGCACCAGATTTTGGCAGACCTGAACTCCATCCCACTGCCGGTGCTACGGTTGTTGGGGTGCGTGCGCCCTTGATCGCCTATAACATCAACCTGTCCACACCGGATGTGAAGATTGCGGAAAAGATTGCCAAGGCAATCAGGTTCAGGAGTGGTGGGTTCAGGTATGTGAAGGCGCTGGGCTTTGAACTTAAGGAGAAAAACTGCGCCCAGGTCTCGATCAATATGACCGACTACACGAAGACACCACTTTATCGGGTTTTCGAAACGGTGAAAAGGGAGGCGCAGCGCTATGGTGTGGGAGTGGTGGAATCGGAGATTGTTGGCTTGGTGCCCCAGGCGGCGCTGATTGACTGCGCCCAGTTCTATCTCCAGTTGAACGGCTTCAAGAAGGAGCAGATTCTTGAGAACCGGCTTATGCCGGCGCAGGGGCTACCCGACTTTCTCAACGAACTCGCCTCTGCTGCCCCGGTTCCAGGTGGAGGAAGTGCCGCGGCACTGAACGGCGCAATTGGCACCGCCCTGATGACGATGGTGGCAAACCTGACTATCGGCAAGAAGGGCTATGAGGAGTTTGAAGAGGAGTTGAAGGCGGTCAAGGAAAAACTGATTCCAAGACGGGAGCGCTTTCTCAGCCTGATGGACGAGGATGCCAGTTCGTTCAAGGAGGTGATGGCGGCTTACAAACTGCCAAAGATGACCGAAATGGAGCGGCAGGAAAGGGAAAGGGCAATAAGCGAGGCGCTGAAAAAGGCGGCAGAGGTTCCCTTTCGAACAATGGAACTGGCACTGGACACATTGAGGTTGTGCAAGCCGGTGGTGGAGTTTGGCAACAAGAGTTCAATCAGTGATGCCGGTGTGGCAACGCTAAACCTTGACGCCGCCTTCAAAGGGGCGCGGCTGAATGTCTTAATCAACCTCGGCGGCATCAAGGATAATCAGTTTGTTCAGGAGAAGCGGGAGATGGTTGATGAACTCTCCGCAGAAATGGCAGGACTGGTTGAGGAATATCTCAGGATTGTAACCACGAGGATGGGATAG
- a CDS encoding carboxypeptidase-like regulatory domain-containing protein produces MKKLAALFAIGALTGLLLAGTGGITGRVTDLITGNPIANAVVVACSDSTPMGRAQTNEDGVYLIEGLEPGGYQVIARKQGYVPAHYPTKVIVQEGQITTGIDLRLRQIQPQTGAISGRVTDKLTGEPIHGAVVYVHGANGRHRMRTDRQGYYIIRGLRPGRYQVSAKARRYFPETYPEPVEVRRHEVTENINFALQPKPRKGGIIGQVVDAQTGYPIAGVLVIARGEQGEGQARTDGRGFYRIGGLNPGVYEVSAFKPKYQPQTYPELVPVRPGSATRGIDFRLEPLQRKVD; encoded by the coding sequence ATGAAAAAGTTAGCAGCGCTCTTTGCAATAGGAGCCTTAACCGGGCTTCTCCTTGCCGGAACAGGCGGTATTACCGGCAGGGTAACAGACCTTATAACAGGTAATCCGATAGCCAATGCGGTTGTTGTTGCCTGTTCAGACAGCACCCCTATGGGTCGAGCCCAGACAAACGAAGATGGGGTATATCTAATTGAAGGGCTTGAGCCAGGAGGATATCAGGTAATCGCCCGCAAACAGGGGTATGTTCCTGCCCATTATCCAACCAAGGTTATTGTTCAGGAGGGGCAAATCACCACCGGCATTGACCTGCGCCTCAGGCAGATTCAACCCCAGACCGGTGCAATCAGTGGCAGGGTCACAGACAAATTAACCGGTGAGCCGATTCACGGTGCGGTGGTTTATGTTCACGGTGCCAATGGCAGACACCGGATGCGTACTGACCGACAGGGGTATTACATCATTCGCGGTCTGCGTCCGGGCAGGTATCAGGTCAGCGCCAAGGCAAGGCGTTATTTCCCCGAAACATATCCTGAACCGGTAGAGGTGCGCAGGCATGAGGTTACTGAAAACATCAACTTCGCGCTTCAGCCCAAGCCGCGGAAAGGTGGCATCATCGGTCAGGTGGTTGATGCTCAGACCGGCTATCCGATTGCGGGTGTCTTGGTCATCGCACGCGGGGAGCAGGGTGAGGGACAGGCAAGAACCGATGGACGCGGTTTTTACCGGATTGGAGGTTTGAACCCAGGCGTTTATGAAGTCTCGGCATTCAAACCGAAGTATCAACCTCAAACCTATCCGGAATTGGTGCCGGTTCGGCCTGGTTCAGCAACCCGGGGAATTGACTTCCGCCTGGAACCGCTTCAGCGGAAAGTTGATTAG
- a CDS encoding sigma-54 dependent transcriptional regulator, with amino-acid sequence MRILLVDDEARFCQLTAENLKAAGYDVDNLTDGNEALQRLKRGSYDVVITDLKMVPVDGMAILAAAKESNPETEVVMITGYGTIALAVEAMRQGAFDFITKPVSLNHLLAVLKKIALLHQTRKENLLLRQELKTTSRFAELVGESQALNQVRNLVNKVAPSDATILITGESGTGKELVARMIHRASPRGQKPFVVMHAAALPETLLESELFGYEKGAFTGATSTKPGRLEQAQGGTLFLDEIGEIPGQFQIKLLRFLQDKTFVRLGGNQTITVDTRIIAATNRNLIEEVRQGKFREDLYYRLAVFPIQMPPLREHKEDIPALCDHILSRLGYNRGLSDEVIEVLQAYDWPGNVRELENVLERALILSGGEEIKPTHIQFPEPAKLIPNAEPGKLGSLEEQERIMVLEALKRTGGNKSKAAKILGITRRMLYTKIAKYGIKDVGER; translated from the coding sequence ATGAGAATACTCTTGGTTGATGATGAAGCCCGCTTCTGTCAATTAACCGCCGAAAATTTAAAAGCGGCGGGGTATGATGTTGATAATCTTACCGACGGCAACGAGGCACTCCAACGCCTGAAAAGAGGTAGTTATGATGTGGTGATTACTGACCTGAAGATGGTACCGGTGGATGGAATGGCAATTCTTGCTGCTGCCAAGGAATCAAACCCTGAAACCGAGGTGGTGATGATAACTGGCTATGGCACAATTGCGCTTGCTGTTGAGGCGATGCGTCAAGGTGCATTTGACTTCATCACCAAGCCGGTATCTTTGAACCATCTCCTTGCCGTTCTGAAAAAAATCGCTCTGCTCCATCAGACAAGAAAGGAAAATCTGCTGTTAAGACAGGAACTGAAGACCACCAGCAGGTTTGCCGAACTGGTTGGTGAAAGTCAGGCATTGAACCAGGTGCGCAACCTTGTCAACAAGGTTGCGCCCAGTGATGCCACCATTCTCATTACCGGGGAAAGCGGCACCGGGAAAGAACTCGTCGCCCGAATGATTCATCGCGCCAGCCCCCGCGGCCAGAAGCCTTTTGTCGTAATGCACGCTGCTGCCCTGCCCGAAACCCTGCTTGAGTCTGAACTTTTCGGCTATGAAAAAGGGGCCTTCACCGGTGCCACGAGCACCAAGCCCGGTCGCCTTGAGCAGGCACAAGGGGGCACCCTTTTTCTCGATGAGATTGGTGAGATCCCAGGTCAGTTCCAGATAAAACTTCTGCGCTTCCTTCAAGATAAAACCTTTGTCCGGTTGGGGGGAAATCAAACTATAACCGTAGACACCAGAATCATTGCCGCCACCAACCGCAACCTGATTGAAGAGGTGCGACAAGGTAAATTTCGCGAGGACCTTTATTATCGGCTGGCGGTATTCCCGATTCAGATGCCACCACTGCGTGAACATAAGGAGGATATCCCTGCATTATGTGATCACATCCTGAGTCGGCTCGGGTATAACCGCGGCCTGTCAGATGAGGTTATTGAGGTTCTTCAAGCATATGATTGGCCCGGCAATGTCAGGGAACTGGAAAATGTCCTCGAACGTGCTTTGATCCTATCAGGAGGAGAAGAAATCAAGCCTACACACATCCAGTTTCCTGAGCCAGCAAAGTTAATCCCCAATGCCGAGCCAGGAAAACTGGGCTCTCTTGAGGAACAGGAAAGGATAATGGTCTTAGAGGCGCTTAAGAGGACAGGTGGCAATAAATCAAAGGCAGCAAAAATACTGGGCATCACCAGAAGAATGTTATATACGAAAATCGCCAAGTATGGAATCAAAGATGTTGGCGAAAGGTGA
- a CDS encoding tRNA 4-thiouridine(8) synthase ThiI codes for MPKAVCMFSGGLDSILACRLILEQKVDVIALHFLNPFHPFPKSSARYPVRKAAEQLGIPLKIIPLREEYIQMVKKPKYGYGAGMNPCVDCRIFTLKLAKRFMEQVDADFVFSGEVLGQRPLSQNLQAMKLIEKISGLEGRLLRPLSARLLEPTLPETEGVIDREKLLSFQGRSRKPQIALVEKYGIRDYPNPAGGCLLTDKTFSQRLKEAFGHNEETVRDIKILRIGRHFRLPSGKKAVVGRNERENRALYNLATKDDAILEPVDVAGPLVLVIKSDAIDDIETAARLCARYSDGKHLGQVQIRCDDRTFNVAPLEEEKIRKIRID; via the coding sequence ATGCCAAAGGCGGTGTGTATGTTTTCCGGGGGCCTGGACTCAATCCTTGCCTGCCGGCTCATCCTTGAGCAGAAGGTTGATGTTATTGCACTCCACTTTCTTAACCCCTTTCACCCGTTTCCCAAGTCTTCTGCTCGTTACCCTGTGCGTAAGGCAGCAGAGCAATTGGGCATTCCGCTTAAAATCATACCCTTGCGGGAGGAGTACATCCAGATGGTGAAAAAGCCAAAATATGGCTATGGCGCGGGTATGAACCCCTGCGTTGACTGCCGCATCTTTACCTTGAAGTTGGCAAAAAGGTTTATGGAACAGGTTGATGCCGACTTTGTCTTTTCTGGCGAGGTTTTGGGTCAGCGTCCATTGTCCCAAAATCTGCAGGCAATGAAACTGATAGAAAAAATTTCCGGGCTTGAAGGCAGGCTTTTGCGCCCGCTTTCTGCCCGGCTGCTTGAGCCGACCTTGCCGGAAACAGAGGGTGTGATTGATAGGGAAAAGCTGCTTTCTTTTCAAGGAAGATCAAGGAAACCGCAGATTGCCCTTGTTGAAAAATATGGCATCAGGGACTATCCCAATCCTGCTGGTGGCTGCCTTTTAACCGATAAGACATTTTCTCAAAGGCTTAAGGAGGCGTTCGGGCATAATGAGGAAACGGTCAGGGATATAAAGATACTGCGCATTGGGAGACATTTCCGGCTGCCTTCTGGTAAGAAGGCTGTTGTTGGCAGGAATGAGAGGGAGAATCGGGCTCTTTATAACCTCGCTACAAAGGATGATGCAATTTTAGAGCCGGTTGATGTTGCCGGACCGTTGGTCTTGGTGATAAAATCCGATGCCATTGATGATATTGAAACCGCAGCCCGGCTTTGTGCCCGCTACTCTGATGGCAAACACCTGGGACAGGTGCAAATTCGGTGTGATGACCGCACCTTTAATGTTGCCCCTCTTGAAGAGGAGAAAATCAGAAAAATCCGAATTGACTGA
- a CDS encoding PHP domain-containing protein, translated as MKSRPNTAEVDLHIHTLFSDGLFTPEQVVMEAKRKGISAIAITDHDSVDGIERAKGEGKKAGIEVVPGVEMSCYVNGTDVHILGYYIDYYDEEVLNFFARVRASRLKRAEQMVAKLNELSGGRWQVSTARVKELAGAGAIGRPHIAQALVEVGAVQNIGEAFERYIGYDGPAYFPKMRLTPLAAVDFIHRAGGIAVIAHPATYGNDGLLYTVIAAGVDGIEVWHPEHNQRQVDHYLEMAEKNRLLVTGGSDCHGGRKFGRVYLGDIRLPYQYLAALKRKARQG; from the coding sequence ATGAAAAGTCGCCCAAACACCGCTGAGGTGGACCTGCACATCCACACCCTGTTTTCTGATGGGCTCTTTACGCCTGAACAGGTGGTTATGGAGGCAAAACGCAAGGGGATTAGTGCGATTGCCATCACCGACCATGATTCGGTTGATGGTATTGAGCGGGCAAAGGGAGAGGGCAAGAAGGCGGGGATTGAGGTTGTGCCCGGCGTGGAGATGAGTTGCTATGTCAATGGCACCGATGTCCATATCCTTGGTTATTATATTGATTATTACGATGAGGAGGTGTTGAATTTCTTTGCCCGGGTGCGCGCCAGCCGCCTAAAACGGGCAGAACAGATGGTGGCGAAACTGAACGAGTTGAGTGGAGGTCGGTGGCAGGTGAGCACCGCACGGGTCAAGGAACTGGCAGGCGCGGGCGCGATTGGCAGACCGCACATCGCTCAGGCCCTGGTTGAGGTAGGGGCGGTCCAGAACATCGGCGAGGCTTTTGAGCGCTACATCGGCTATGACGGTCCGGCTTACTTTCCCAAGATGCGCCTGACACCACTGGCAGCAGTGGATTTTATTCACCGCGCCGGTGGAATAGCGGTTATCGCCCATCCTGCCACCTATGGCAACGACGGTCTGCTCTACACGGTGATTGCCGCCGGTGTTGACGGGATAGAGGTCTGGCATCCAGAACACAACCAGCGCCAGGTTGACCATTACCTGGAGATGGCAGAAAAGAACCGGTTACTTGTCACCGGTGGCAGTGATTGCCATGGTGGCAGGAAGTTCGGCAGGGTCTATCTCGGCGATATCAGGTTGCCCTATCAGTACCTTGCCGCACTCAAACGAAAGGCAAGGCAAGGATGA
- a CDS encoding DUF4159 domain-containing protein, with protein MPLLLAFSLLAQFQIARLKYSGGGDWYNDPEIIPNLCKELNKRTNITALTDEAQVSLLDEKLYNYPFLFMTGHGNISFSDEEVRRLRGFLERGGFLYADDDYGMDESFRREMKKVFPNAELVELPIDHPIYHSFYHFPQGLPKIHEHYEGPPKGYGIFIGGRMAVFYTYNSNISDGWTDRYNDPPEKREEAIRMGINIIVYFLTR; from the coding sequence ATGCCGCTTTTGTTGGCTTTTTCCCTACTCGCACAGTTTCAGATTGCCCGGCTGAAGTATTCTGGCGGCGGAGACTGGTACAACGACCCAGAAATAATTCCCAACCTCTGCAAGGAGTTAAATAAACGGACAAACATCACCGCTTTGACCGATGAGGCGCAGGTGAGCCTTTTGGATGAAAAACTTTACAACTATCCTTTTCTTTTTATGACCGGTCATGGCAATATCAGTTTCTCAGATGAGGAGGTGCGCCGGTTGCGCGGTTTTCTTGAGCGGGGTGGCTTTCTTTATGCGGATGATGACTATGGAATGGATGAATCCTTTCGCCGGGAGATGAAAAAGGTGTTTCCCAATGCGGAACTGGTTGAACTGCCAATTGACCATCCAATTTATCACTCCTTTTATCACTTTCCTCAGGGTCTGCCGAAGATTCACGAGCATTACGAAGGTCCGCCCAAAGGTTATGGGATTTTTATTGGTGGCAGGATGGCTGTTTTTTACACCTATAACTCCAACATCTCTGACGGCTGGACCGACCGCTACAACGACCCGCCGGAAAAGCGGGAGGAGGCAATCAGAATGGGCATCAACATCATCGTCTATTTTCTTACCCGCTGA
- a CDS encoding HAMP domain-containing sensor histidine kinase — protein sequence MSRFTVYSIVLAVLVIVIFNIHSWLVISKTKAALEAEMGNRLEGLALTIATQLTGREDYQDILPIFTETISQAELLNIFLVDESLRFIVNARAPESKGETSPMLELDESEILSAFSGLITPTRLYAAGPYYLKTVYAPVYNREGIVSAVLGVEADARFFKTIANYSRSLFFINLLSLLALSAIVFAGVSLSRRALRMEKIASQTATFALLGEMAAALAHDLRNPLATILAATERIQIRYDAQNDQTFDCIKEELSRLNRTLANYLNIGTGKAEEMEEVDITEMFDTILDTLKTEIRQNDIQVENHLRELPKIKGSPIQLRQVFINILLNAIQAQPNGGLIRISAQTEPGSKPRWLTIQITDHGPGIPHRHLNRVFEPFFTTKDKGSGLGLFIVKRLVEMHQGKVKIISDEQKGTTVEVKLPV from the coding sequence GTGAGCAGGTTTACGGTTTATTCTATCGTACTCGCTGTGCTGGTGATAGTCATTTTCAACATCCATTCCTGGTTGGTTATTTCAAAAACCAAGGCGGCGCTTGAAGCCGAAATGGGCAACCGGCTTGAAGGTTTGGCTCTGACTATTGCCACTCAGTTAACAGGCAGAGAAGATTATCAGGATATTTTACCCATTTTCACCGAAACGATAAGTCAGGCTGAACTTTTAAACATCTTTCTTGTTGACGAAAGCCTGCGCTTTATTGTCAATGCGCGTGCGCCTGAGAGTAAAGGGGAAACCAGCCCGATGCTGGAACTTGATGAATCTGAAATTCTCTCCGCATTCAGCGGTCTCATCACCCCGACCCGGCTCTACGCTGCCGGACCTTATTATCTCAAGACCGTTTATGCGCCGGTCTACAACCGGGAGGGAATTGTCAGTGCGGTGCTTGGTGTTGAGGCAGATGCCCGTTTCTTCAAGACCATCGCCAATTACAGCCGCTCGCTCTTCTTTATCAATCTCTTAAGTTTGCTTGCCCTGTCCGCAATTGTGTTTGCCGGTGTAAGTCTCAGCCGGCGCGCGCTGAGGATGGAAAAGATAGCTTCCCAGACCGCCACCTTTGCCCTGCTGGGGGAGATGGCAGCAGCACTTGCACACGATTTGCGCAACCCACTGGCAACAATCCTCGCAGCAACCGAGCGAATCCAGATTCGCTATGACGCTCAAAATGACCAGACATTTGATTGCATCAAAGAGGAGCTCAGCAGGCTCAACCGCACCCTCGCCAATTATCTCAATATCGGAACAGGTAAAGCCGAGGAAATGGAAGAGGTTGACATCACCGAGATGTTCGACACTATCCTTGATACTCTGAAAACAGAAATCAGGCAAAACGACATTCAGGTCGAAAATCACCTCCGGGAGTTACCGAAAATAAAAGGCTCGCCCATCCAGTTGCGGCAGGTGTTTATCAATATCCTCCTCAATGCGATTCAGGCGCAGCCTAATGGCGGGCTGATTCGCATCAGCGCCCAAACTGAGCCGGGGTCAAAACCGCGCTGGCTGACAATTCAAATTACCGACCACGGTCCTGGCATCCCGCACCGGCATCTCAACCGGGTGTTTGAACCTTTCTTTACCACCAAGGATAAGGGGAGCGGATTAGGACTTTTTATTGTCAAAAGGCTGGTAGAGATGCATCAAGGCAAGGTAAAGATAATTAGCGATGAGCAAAAGGGAACAACGGTGGAGGTAAAACTGCCGGTATGA